The Caldisericia bacterium genome segment AGAGATAAGGGACTTTGCCCTTGATAGAATTCTTGAAATTAAAACTTTAAAGGAGAGGTTTAACATCCCTAAGGATTTTAATCCTAAGGATTATCTGGAGAAGGCATGGAGAATTTATAAGGGGGGTGAAGAAGAGATAGTTCTTAAATTTGATAGATACGAATCAAGGTGGATAAAGGAAAGGATATGGCATAAAACACAAAGAATAGAGGAACTTAAAGATGGGAGCATAATATTTAAAGTGGTTGCAAATCCTGAGGAGATAAAGAGGTGGGTTATAGGTTATGGCTCCCATGTAAAGGTTCTAAAACCGAAATCCCTTGTTAAAGAGATAAAAGAAGATATTGGGAAACTTTCAAAAATTTATGAGGGAGATTGAGTTCAGGGAAATTTCCTGACACTCTTAGTAAATATAATTGAGGTATGGAAATGAGAGTAAAGATAACATACGAATCTTTAAAAGGAGAGATACTTCTTCCACTCCACTATAACCATTTGATTCAAACTCTAATATACTCATCCTTCTCAAACAAATTGGCAACAGAACTTCACAACAAGGGATTTGAATATGGAAAGAGGAAGTTTAAACTCTTTACCTTTTCAAGAATCCTTGAGAAGGGAAAGAAATTGTATGGAAAAAGGCTCAAAGAGAAAGCATTAGAACTTGGATTAAGGAAGGTGGATGAAGAGATGCTTCTATTTAAAACAATAAGTTTCTTCCTCTCCTCACCCTTTGAGAGTATAATTGGCGATTTCGGTGATAAGAGTCTAAGAGAAAGGGAGTTTAACATCATAGGGCAGA includes the following:
- a CDS encoding WYL domain-containing protein is translated as YYTISRDKITERKVNPYHLYNFEGIWYFVGFCQLRGEIRDFALDRILEIKTLKERFNIPKDFNPKDYLEKAWRIYKGGEEEIVLKFDRYESRWIKERIWHKTQRIEELKDGSIIFKVVANPEEIKRWVIGYGSHVKVLKPKSLVKEIKEDIGKLSKIYEGD